Below is a genomic region from Campylobacter geochelonis.
CCTTGAAATGATAGTAAAAGTTCATTATAAAGATATTTAACACAACTAACGCAAACGCCGTTCCTATTGCACTTCCGACACCTCCGTATAGTTTAGCAAGTGGAATTGAGATAGCGATATTAACTAATGTCATAAAAAATGCCGCAATGGCACGAAACTTAAACATATTTTTGGCTTGAAGTATACTGATACCCAAATTTTGTATAAGTGGAATACAAACTGGAACAACCAAAATAAGCGTTATATAATAACTTATCTCATACTCAGCTCCAGCCCACAGCACAATAAATTCTCGCCCAAAAAGCACGATTAAAGAGCCGATTAAAAAAATTATATAATACTGCAACCTACCAACCTTAATCAACTCGTTTGTAAGTTCGGTATTTGTGCTATTTGACGATACCATTTTAGCCATTTTTGGAAGCATTACACCGCTGATCGTAACCGAGAGCGTTATAAACATATTATTAATTATCAAAGCAACCGAATACATTGAAACTGCCACACTTGAAGCTACAACACCAAGAATAAAGTTATCAACATTCCAATTAACTTGATCAACTATCATACCAAGAAAGATAAAAAACGAATAGGAAAAAACCTCTTTCAAAACACTTTTATCGAAGTTTTTAGGGCTAACTTGCGGGTTGATAACTCGTTTACAGTAGATAAAATCCGCTAACAAACAAGCTAAATTTATAAGCGTTACAACTACAACCATAGTTATAGCCTTATGTCCTAAAAGAAGCATTGGAACCATTAAAATAGGCATCAAAGCCGTGCGAAAAATACTAATAAGTTTTATAAAAATAAAATTCTCATAAGCACTCAAAATAGATGAATATATACTAAAAGGAAAACTTATAGCTAAATTTAGAGTCAAAAGTGCAAACATTATCCGCATTTTTGCTATCTCCTCTGTACTCATAGAAGAGCTAAAAATCGCATCTGCAAACACTACAAACAAAGCTCCAGCAATAAGTACAATAATACTCATTACAAGATATATACTAAAAATAGTTCCATGAAGTTTTTTTTCATCATCTTTGCGATTTTGTGTGATATATTTTGAAGTAAAAACAATAATAGCATTACCAAATCCAAGATCAAGTATTGCTAAATACCCTATCACACTCGCTGCTAGTGAATAAATACCAAACTCGCTTTGACCTAGCATTCTAAGCATAAAAGGAGTATAAACAAAAGCTAAAAATGTGCCTAAAAAAATATTTGCGTATGATAGCAAAACCCCTGCTCTTCGTTGTTTGTCAGGGGTTAAGATAAAAAAACTCATAAATTTGGCTTAAATTTAGGTGTTATGGTTTAGCCAAAGAGCTATTTGAATCAGTTTGCAGTTTTTTAGCTTCATCATCAACCACATCTACAAACTTCTCATCTACGAGTTTATAGACTTTATAGCGTATTTTCACATCTTTTGGAGTGTAGATTATAAGCGGTAAAGCGCTGTTATAATAAGTGCTGATTTTTGGTTCAAATTTAATAAATTTAGCCTCTTTTTTTGTGTCCCCGCACGCCATCAAAGTTCCAGCCATATCGGCTTTGGCGCTAAATTTATAGTAAACGTATCCATATCCATCTAAGTTTTTTTGCTCTAGCTTTCCACCGATAAAAAAGTGATGATTACAATCAACCTCTACGATTTTACCAAACTCAACTTCAACCTTGTAGTTCTGCTCGTTTTTAAGGGGTTTAAGAGTTAGAGTTTGCAAGCTTTCGCCATCTTTTGGCTTTGGAAAAACTGAAGTATCAAAAGCAAAAACAAGTCCAAAAAACAGCATCAAAACAGTCAAAAATTTCATCTTAAACTCCTTATAAATTTATGCTTTATTTTCCCACTCTAGCGCCGATTTTATGATAACTTTTAAATCATCATTTACCGGTTTCCAATCAGTCAAGCTTCTAAGACGGTCTGAATTTGCTATCAAACACGCTGGATCGCCATCTCTTCTAGGAGCCATTTCGACTTTAAAGTCCACGCCGCTAACCTCTTTTGCAGCCTCAATAACCTCTTTTACAGAATATCCCGTGCCATATCCTACATTAAAGATATTACTATCGTTATCTTTTAAGTATCTAAGAGCCGATAAATGCGCGTTTGCAAGATCTTCTATGTGGATGTAGTCTCTTATGCAAGTTCCATCTTTTGTATCATAATCATCGCCGAAAATCGACATTTTATCGCGTTTGCCAAGTATGGTTTGAGTAGCGACTTTGATTAGGTGTGTTGCATTTGGATAGTTTTGTCCTAAAAGCCCATCTAAGCTAGCTCCAGCTACGTTAAAATACCTTAAAATGGCATATTTAAAATTTCTATTTGCCGCAGCTGTATCTTTTAAAACCCACTCAGTCATAAGCTTGCTTCTGCCATATGCGTTTATTGGGTTTTGAGATGTGCTTTCGCTAACTTGCGCCTCATCTGGCTCGCCATAAGTTGCCGCAGTTGAACTAAATACAAAGTTTTTAACGCCGTATTTGTTACATAAGGTTATTAAATTTATAGCATTGCTTGTGTTATTTAAGTAGTATTTTAGCGGTTTTTGCGTACTTTCAAAAACTTCGATGAATGCTGCAAAGTGAATAATCGCATCAAATTTATGAGTCTTAAAAATCTCATCAAGCCTAGCAACATCTTCTAAACTAGTCTCTATAAACTCAAACTCCCCAACGCTTCTTAGCGCTTCTATGGCTTTTTGCGAGCCTTTACAAAGGTTATCTATGATAGTTAGCTCGTGTTTGTTCTCTTCTAAAAGCGCCTTGGCGACGTGACTGCCGATATATCCAGCTCCACCAGTTATAAGAATTTTCATATTTTCTCCTTAAATTGTTGTGATTATACCTAAAAAAGGTATTAATTTAGCCTTCAAGCCTCATAAGCTATGCTTTTTTGCTTTGAATTTTAAAAAACAAAACTCTTTTTATCTAGCTACTTACGCGCGAACAAACCCCGCTAAAAAGCCATATTAAGCTCTGTTTATAAATTTATTATCATTTTGTATCTAAAAACCCAGCAACTAAACGACAAAGCCGTTTTTACTCGTTAGAAATTTTCAAACTTTTTAACGTTAAAATAAAATACAAATTTATCCCTAACGCGCTATTTTAAGCTAAATTTCATCTCTAAAACGCATAAAAACTGGAAATCGCGGTTTGTTATTTTTAGTTAAATTTTGATATTTATATGTTATTATAGAGCCGATTTTAGGGGGATTTGCACGCATTTTATCGCTAAAGCCAGAACCTAGCCTAAACTCAACTCCACTTTTTTCATCAAGACATAAAACTGAGCCCATTTTATCTTTAAATTTTCCTTTTCCAGCGATGATTTTTAGCACTTTGCACTCACTATCGTGAAATTTTTTAACCTTTAAAATTTTATCGCTTCGACCACTTTTATACTCAGCTTTTGGATCTCTAACGACTGCGCCCTCGCCACCATTTTTTAAAATTTCATCTAAAAATTGATTTAAATGCTCTGTGTTTTTTACTGGAATTTGCTCTATTATCACGATATTTTTGTTTGGATTTTTATCTAAAAATTTCTTTAAAACCGCTAATCTTTGGGTTAAATTTCCATTTTCATCAGGAACGTCAAATATCATAAATTTAACCCCACTCCACTCATCGCTTGGTTTTTTATCAGCAACTATAGAAAAAACTCTTTCAAACTCCCCACGTTTAGTAAAAAGCTCTCCATCGATTTTAAACGGTGGAAAATTTTCTTTCCATTTAGCTGGAGCATAAATTTCGTTGCCATTTCTACTTTTTAAACTCTTACCATCCCAAATCGCCCTAACGCCGTCGTATTTCTCGCTCATCACCCAGCCACTTAGATTTTCATCGCCTCTAAACTCGTTTAAAAGCATAACATCTTTAGCAAAAACAATGCTAAAAAGCAGCAAAAACAGGGCTAAAACTCTCAAATTCTATCCTTATGCAAACTAGACTCTTTTTAACTCATCTTTTATAAATTGCGTAAAAATCGGCGTATAACTCATACCAAATCTCTCTTTTAGCAGATACTCACTCATCGCGTCCAAATAACTTGCATAATCTTCAAGAGTCAAATTTCCGCGCAAAAGCTCGTATTTTAGGAAAAGCCAGTATGTATTTAGCGTATCACTTTGACAATACTCATCGATTTTATCTTGCTTTTTATCATAAAAAAGCTCTAAAACCTGCGAGCCTTCGACTTCGTATTTACCAGGTAGATTTAGCGCACAACAAAGATTATCAAGCTTTAGTCCAGAAACAGCTCTAAATTCGCTAATATGATCTAATAAATCAAGGTGAAAGCGCCCATCATAGCGACTTCTGTAATTTTCCCACTTGTTTTTGTTAAATTCGCGGTTTTCTACTTCAAAGTATGCAGGCGCACTTATATTATACCTCATCGCCCTAACCATAAGCATCGGAAGGTCAAATCCACGTCCATTAAAGCTGATTAGGCGTGGTTGATGGGAATTTATAAATTTTAAAAATTTAGTTATGATTTGCTCTTCATTTTCCCCCTCAATCGTATTTACACGCAAAAATTTACCAAATTTATCCGCCATAACCGCACTTATACTAACAACTTGATGGAAGCAAACTGGTAAAAAATCACTTCCATTTTTCTCTTTAAAAACTTCCATAGCTTTATAGCTTAGCTTTTTGTGATTTAGCACCTTTTCTTCGCTTGTATCACTAGACTCATAACAACTATCAACAACCTCTTTTTCAAGCACTCTAAGTAGACTTTGCGTATCAGGGACTGTTTCGCAGTCAAAAACGCATATTAGCTCTTGTTTTATCATACAAACGCCCTTAGATAGGATTTTTCTATAAGCTCGTTTTCTTTAAATTCACTCATCGCATAAAAGGCTAAATTTGGGTTTTTCAAAAGCTCTCTGCCATATGCAACCATATCGCAAACATCTCCTAAAAGTAGCGCTTCTCCTTGAGATGGCGTGGTTATAAGTCCAACTGCAATCACTGGCAAATTTACTACTTTTTTTATCTCTTTTGCATAATCACACTGATAAAACGGAACAAATTTAGGCACAAGGCTAGGTTTTTCGTGATTTCCGCCAGCACTTACATGGATATATACTCCGCCAAAATCTTGGATAAGCTTTGCAAGTTTTAAACTATCATCTAAACCAAAACCACCCACTTCCCACTCATCAGCGCTGATTCTAACGCCAAATTCAACGCCCTCACACCTAAGCCCATCCATCACTTCGCAAAGCAGTTTAACTCTGTTTTCAAAACTCCCACCAAATTCATCTTTTCTTAAATTTGTAAGTGGGCTTAAAAACTCGTGCAAAAGATATCCATGCGCAGCGTGAAGCTCTACTAAGTCATATCCAGCCGCAACCGCCCTTTTTCCTGCTTGCACAAAAGCCTCTTTTATAGAAGCGATTTCTTCAAGGCTAAGCTCTAAAGGCTCGCTGTATTTTTCACTAAATTTAATAGCACTTGGAGCAACACAACGCGAGTCATCACACTCACTTTTTCGCCCTGCATGAGCAAGCTGGACTGCGATTGAAGCTCCAAATTTATGGCACTGTTTTACAAGCTCTTTGTGATACTCTATCTGCTCATCATTCCAAAGTCCTAAATCATCATTTGTTATCCGCCCTCTAGCTTCAACTGCTGTGGCTTCAACGATGATTAACCCAACTCCACCTAAAGCGCGAGTTGCGTAGTGAAGGTTGTGAAAACATCTTGGAAAACCGTTGTTGTTTTTAGCTTTATAAGTGCACATTGGAGGCATTACGATGCGATTTTTAACTGTGGTTTTGCCTAGAGTTATAGGCGTAAGTATTTTTGACATAAGTTTTCCTTTTAAAGGTAGAAATTTGGCTAAGTTAGCCAAATTTATTTATCTTGATTTTTATCCCAGCAAAGAGTGGTTTTACCCTCTTCATCGGTGGTTACATCGCCCATTCCCATGATGTTATATCCAGCATCGACATAGTGAATTTCGCCTGTTACACCACTTGAAAGATCGCTTAAAAGATACATTCCGCTCTTGCCAACATCTTCTATGCTAACATTTCGTTTAAGTGGGGCATTTTGCTCGTTCCATTTTAAAATCATACGAAAATCCCCTATCCCACTTGCTGCTAATGTTTTAATCGGACCTGCCGAAATAGCATTTACTCTTATATTTTGCGCTCCTAAATCCCTCGCAAGGTATTTAACAGCGCTATCAAGTGCTGCTTTTGCCACGCCCATAACGTTATAATGCGGGATAAATCTCTCTCCGCCTAAATAAGTTAGCGTAAGAATCGAGCCACCATCATTAAGCAGTGGTAAAACCGCCTTTGTAAGACTTAAAAGCGAATAAACCGAAGTTTGCATAGCAACATCAAACGCCTCTTTTGTAGTATCTACAAACCTGCCCTCTAGCGCCTCTTTTGGAGCATAAGCAACAGCGTGAAGTACAAAGTCAAATTTGCCAAAATCACGCTCTAAATTTACTACCAAAGCTTTAAAATGCTCTTCGTTATTTACATCAAGTTCATAAATTTTATCACTTCCAAGCTCAGCTGCAATCGGCTCAACTCGCTTTTTAAGCGCATCATTTAAGTATGTAAATGCTAGTTCTGCGCCTTGCTCACGACATGCTTTAGCGATACCATAAGCGATTGATTTTGTATTTGCAACGCCAACTATAAGCCCTTTTTTGCCTTTTAAAATCATTTCTTGTCCTTATTTTTATTTGTTAAAATTTCTACTATTATTTGATTAAGTTTTTCTAAGTCAAGCTCTTCAATACTGCCATCTTTTTTTATTATCTTTATTCCCTTAATTCTTACTTCTACCATTTCTTGTAATTTTTTATACAAACTTTCTTTTGCTATTTTACCTTCAGCTACTCCAACAACCATATCTTCCATGTTTAAATAATAATCGTCAATATCAGCTCCTGGAAAATTCATTTCTATAAAAGCTCTTCCAAGCTGTATAGAAGTTCTCTTGTTCCCATCTAAAAATGGATGAAATTTTATACAAGAGTGTATTAGATGGGTTAATTTTTCAATAAAATCTGAATAATAATCATCATTTTGTATTTGCTTTAAAGCTGAGTCTAAATAACCTAATTGGATTTCATTATATCCTCCTAAGCCACCAGATGTTGCAATTATTTGCTCATGAAATTCGATTGCTTGCTTTAAAGTTAAATACTTCATTTATTCTTTAATCTCTCTAAAACTTCTCTATTTTTTTTCTGATTAATTATATTTTGCATTTTATCTTTAAGTTTTTTAAACTCGTCATCAGACAAAGTATTGTTACTGTTTTCAATACTACTATATGTCCTTATTTTTGCTTTTTTTTGTTCATTTGCTGTTTTAAAAATTGCAAGATACAAGGCTTGATACATCTCTGTTTTGAATTTTGTAATTTCATCATCATTCATATCTTCTAATGAAATTTCTAATCTCTTCTCACTAAATTCCATATCTTTAATATCCATTGTTATCCCCAAACCAAATTTATTAAATTTAAAAGCTATTTTCTTCCAGCTTTTTCTATCAGCTTTAAAAACTCAGTCGCAACCAGACTAGCTCCACCTACCAAAACTCCATCGCAAAGCTCTATTTTAGCGATTTCACTTATGTTTTTTTCATTTACACTTCCGCCATAGAGCAAAGGCGCGGTTGTAAAAGTAGCGATATGTTCTAAAACTTCATGGATAATCTCGCCATTAGCGACTTTTCCAGTGCCTATCGCCCAAATTGGCTCATAAGCGATAATTAGCTTTTTATAACTTAAATCTATGTTTTTAAGTTGGCTTGCTAAAAACTCCTTTGTAGAACCGTTCATATGCACCACATCGCTCTCGCCGATACAATAAACTATATCCCAACCTTCTCTTGCTGCAAAGTCAAATTTAGCTTTTAGCAAACTCTCATCCTCGCCAAGTAGCACTCGCCTCTCGCTATGTCCGATAAGAACAGTTTTTATATCAAACTCATCAAGCATATCTTTGCCGATTTCGCCTGTGTATGAGCCGTTTTTTACCGGATAGAAATTTTGCGCACCTTGAGTAAATTTAAACTCGCCTTTACTAAAAGCACTTGCTGGAGGAAAAACAAGCACTTTTTCATCGCTAATGCCCTCATCAAGAGCTTTTGCATAGTAAGAAAAGCTCTGTCTTGTGTGGTTACACTTTAAATTTGCTGCATATATCAATCTTCTTCCTTTTTAAGTAGCACTTTAACGCCTGGAAGCTCTTTGCCCTCTATTAACTCTAAGCTTGCTCCACCGCCAGTTGATATAAACGTTATCTCATCTGTATCGCCAGCGCGCTCCACAACATCGGCTGTATCGCCACCACCAACAACCGTTGTTGCTGGGCTTTCTGCGATGGCATGGCTGATTCTAAAACTTCCTCTTGCAAATTTATCTATCTCAAAAACACCCATCGGACCATTCCACCAAATCGTTTGCGCATCATCAATCGCCTCTTTAAAAAGCACAACAGTAGCAGGTCCTATATCAAGCCCCATCCAGCCATTTGGTATCTCTTGCGCTGTTACGTACTTCATAACACTATCTTGCGAGCAAGTAGGCGCTGCAATCGCATCAACTGGAAGATAAATTTTAACTCCAAGTTCTTTGCCTTTGTTTAGGATTTTAAGCGCATCATCTATCAAATTCTCTTCTAAAAGTGAGTTTCCTATATCATATCCAAGCGCTTTTAAGAAAGTAAATGCCATACCGCCGCCGATGATTAGCTTATCGATTTTTGGAAGTAGGTTTTTAAGCGCTTGAAGCTTGCCGCTTACTTTACTTCCACCAACAACCGCTACAAAAGGGCGCGCTGGACGTTTTATAAGATTTTGTGCAAAAGCTATCTCTTTTTGAAGCAAAAATCCAGCCGCCTTATGCTCATCATCATAAAATTTAGTTATCGCTTCAACCGAAGCGTGCGCTCTGTGACATACGCCAAATGCGTCATTTACATAATACGTCCCATACGAAGCTAGCTTTTTAGCAAACAAAGCATCGTTTTTTGTCTCGCCCTTTTCAAAACGAAGATTATCAAGTAGTAAAATCTCGCCAGCTTTTAGCGTATCGACCGCTTCACTAGCTTGCTCTCCAACAACATCTTTAACAAATTTAACCTCACGTTGCAAAAGTCTTGAAAGGCGTTTTGAAACTGGCTCAAGTGAAAGCTTATCTTCAAAACCCTCTTTTGGACGACCCAAATGGCTAGCTAAAATCACGCTACAACCCTCATCTAAGCAGTAGCGGATAGTTGCGATGGCTGAGCGAATTCGCCTATCATCTGTGATATTTCTATATTCATCCATTGGTACGTTAAAATCACATCTTATAAAAACCTTAGCATCTTTTGTAAAATTCATATCTTTAACTGATAAAAGCTCTCTCATCTCTTAGCCCCTATTTTTCATCGCATAAACTGCTAAGTCTACAAGTCTGGTGCTATAACCCCACTCATTATCATACCATGCCATGACTTTTACCATATTTGAATCAACAACCCCAGTTACATCTTTAGCTACGATACTTGAGTAACTTGATGAGATAAAATCACTCGAAACTCTCTCGTCCTCATCAACTAGTAAAATTCCTCTCATCGAACCATTTGCATACTCGCTAAATGCGGCATTTACCTCTTGAGCGGTTACATCTTTAGATACCAAAACGCTTAAATCAACCATAGAAACATTTGGCACTGGAACTCTTAAAGATAGTCCATTTAACTTGCCTTTTAAATTTGGAAGCACTAAAGAAATCGCTTTTGCAGCGCCTGTTGTGGTAGGTATTATATTAATCGCAGCCGCTCTACTTTTTCTAAAATCTTTACCCTTTACATCTAGTAAATTTTGGCTTGCTGTGTATGCGTGAGCTGTAGTCATGTAGCCTTTTACTATGCCAAATTTCTCATCTATAACTTTTGCAATCGGCGCTAAACAGTTTGTAGTACAACTTGCGTTTGAAATGATATTTTGCCCTTTGTAAGTATGCTCATTTACACCCATAACAAAAGTTGGCGTATCATCTTTAGCAGGTGCACTCATTACTACAAGCTTCATACCCATATCGATATATGCTTGGCATTTTTGCGTGGTTAAAAACGCACCCGTGCACTCTAGCACGACTTCTGCGCCAAATTCTTTAAACCCAAGTTCTTGCGGATCTCTAGTTGAGAAAACGCGGATTTTCTTGCCATCAACTGCGATATAATCATCATCTATAACTTCAACTTTTTTTTTGAATTCTCTATGAACAGAATCATACTGTAACAAATATCTAGTTATATCTCTTTTGGCTGTATCGTTTATCGCTACAAGCTCCACATCATCTCTATCTAAGATAATTCTAGCCGCGCATCTTCCTATGCGGCCAAAACCGTTAATTGCAACTTTTAATGCCATATAATATCCTTTTGGGTATAATTTTGCTAATTTTACAAAAATTGAGGTTAAAAAACGTTAAATGAAGATTGCACTTTATGGCGGAAGTTTCGATCCGCCTCATTTAGGACACGATGGCGTTGTAAAAGTGGTTTTAGCAAATTTAGTTATAGACAAGCTTATCATCATGCCAACCTTTATAAATCCCTTTAAATCAGACTTTTGCGCCCCACCAGAGCTTAGATTAAAATGGGTTAAGAAAATTTGGCAAAATTTAGATAAAGTTGAAATTTGTGATTATGAAATTTTACAAAACCGCCCAGTTCCTAGCATAGAAAGTGTTTTATGGCTTAAAAAAAAGTATGATATAGAAAAACTATATCTTATCATAGGAGCAGATCACTTAAGTTCGCTTCATTTATGGGATGAGTTTGAAAGGCTCAAAAATTTAGTAAAGTTTGTAGTTATCGCTCGCGATGGGATAAAAATACCACCAAATTTGCAAAAAATTGATTTAAATGTTAATATCTCATCCACAAAAATACGAAATCTCATCAGCGAAGATGGAATTTTACCTCAAATTCGCGAAAGTGTGATTAAATTTTATCAAGGATTAAAAATGGAAAAAAGAGTAAAAGCCATAACTGAGCTTTTAGACACAAAAAAGGCTGAAAACATCGAAGTTATCGATATGAGCGAGAAAGAGTATATGGCTAAATTTGTCATCATAGCAACCACTTTAACAGGTCGCCATGCGCTATCTTTGGTTGATGATTTAAAAGGGGTTTTAAAACCTTTTAAAGAGAAATTTTTAAATATTGAAAGTAGCGATGAGTGGAGCGTGATTGATCTTGGCGATATTATAGTTCACTTAATGAGCGAAACTTATAGAGAAAAATACAACATCGAAGAGTTTTTAGAAAAGCTTAAAAAAGAGCAAATTTAACACCACTTTTTCCAAATTTAGCCAAAATTTACTACTTAAATTAAGCTAAATTTGGCTAAATTTACCGCTTTATTCTACAAATTTTAACAAAAGGCAAAAAGTGCAAAGACAGACTTGGAGTAACAAACTAACCTATATTTTAACCGTTGCTGGAGCGACTATCGGCTTTGGCTGTACTTGGAGGTTTCCTTATTTAGTAGGAGAAAATGGCGGTGGGGCGTATGTTCTAGTCTTTTGTATAGCGATGATAGCGCTTGGAATTCCGATGATTTTAGTTGAAAATGTTATCGGAAGAAGAGCGATGAAAAACTCAGTTGATGCATTTGGCGTGGCTAAAAAAGATGGCACAAAAATAAACAAAGCATGGAAAATCGTAGGCTATATGGGCTTGGTTGGCTCGTTTGGAATTTTAGCTTACTATATGGTTCTTGGCGGCTGGGTTATGACATATATAGCAAATATTTTGATGGGGAATTTTGACCTCTCAGCTAAAATCACAGATCAAGCCTACACAACTGCTTTTTATGATAATAATATAGCTAATAATCCGCTAATGGTGGGACTTTATACCTTTATTTTCGTTGCGATAAACTGGTATATCTTAAAAAAAGGCATAATCGATGGCATTGAAAAGTATGTTAAATTTCTTATGCCAGCACTTTTTTTATGCTTTCTTGCGATAATTGCAAACAACTTAACGCTCGATGGCGCGGCTGAGGGGATAAAATTTTATCTTAGTGTAGATTTTTCTAAAATCACTCCAAAACTTCTAATCGACGTTCTAGGACAAGTCTTTTTTGCGCTATCTTTGGGATTTGGCGTTATGATAACGTTATCAAGTTTTTTAAACAAAGATGAGAAGCTTTTTCAAACTGCAACCATAACAGGCGTGCTAAATACAGTCATAGCAGTTTTAGCTGGCTTTATGATATTCCCAACCCTTTTTACAGCAGGACTTGAGCCAAGTAGTGGTCCATCTTTGGTTTTTAAAAGCCTTCCGATTGCCTTTTCTCATATGCCATTTGGCAACGTTATAGCGGTGGTTTTTTTCTTGATTTTATTAATCGCAGCCCTAACAACATCAATAACGATATATCAAGTTATCATCAATGTAGTTGAAGAGCGCTTTAAAATCTCTATCACAAAGGCTACAAACTACACTCTTGGCGGCATTTTTCTTTTAGGAAACATACCTTGCTTGCTTTCAGATGGAGTTTTGTCAAACGTGCGTATTTTAGGGCGCTCTGTCTTTGATGCGTTTGATTTTATCAGTGCAAATATATTCTTTGTTTTAACAGCACTTCTTTGCTCTCTTTATGTTGGCTGGGTCTTAAAAGATGATGCATTAGCAGAGATTACTAACGAGCATACAGTCGATATCAAAAAGGCAAAGGCTTGGCTGATTTATGTCAAATACATCTTGCCAGTTATCATTTTAGTTGTCTTTTTATACGGCATAAAATCAATCTAAACTCGCGCTTTTAAAAAGCTAAATTTATATGAATTTTTAATATAAATTTAGCTTTTATTCTTAATATTTTATAAATTTATATTCATTTTAACTTTATAAAAATTTATTTTTAATATCTTTAGTAAAATTTACTTTTTCAAAGGTAAATGTCTAAATTTACTTTGCTTTTTAAAGCAGTAAAATGTGATATAAATTTATATTTTATAGCTAAATTTAGTTGTTAC
It encodes:
- a CDS encoding triose-phosphate isomerase, with the protein product MIYAANLKCNHTRQSFSYYAKALDEGISDEKVLVFPPASAFSKGEFKFTQGAQNFYPVKNGSYTGEIGKDMLDEFDIKTVLIGHSERRVLLGEDESLLKAKFDFAAREGWDIVYCIGESDVVHMNGSTKEFLASQLKNIDLSYKKLIIAYEPIWAIGTGKVANGEIIHEVLEHIATFTTAPLLYGGSVNEKNISEIAKIELCDGVLVGGASLVATEFLKLIEKAGRK
- a CDS encoding phosphoglycerate kinase, whose amino-acid sequence is MRELLSVKDMNFTKDAKVFIRCDFNVPMDEYRNITDDRRIRSAIATIRYCLDEGCSVILASHLGRPKEGFEDKLSLEPVSKRLSRLLQREVKFVKDVVGEQASEAVDTLKAGEILLLDNLRFEKGETKNDALFAKKLASYGTYYVNDAFGVCHRAHASVEAITKFYDDEHKAAGFLLQKEIAFAQNLIKRPARPFVAVVGGSKVSGKLQALKNLLPKIDKLIIGGGMAFTFLKALGYDIGNSLLEENLIDDALKILNKGKELGVKIYLPVDAIAAPTCSQDSVMKYVTAQEIPNGWMGLDIGPATVVLFKEAIDDAQTIWWNGPMGVFEIDKFARGSFRISHAIAESPATTVVGGGDTADVVERAGDTDEITFISTGGGASLELIEGKELPGVKVLLKKEED
- the gap gene encoding type I glyceraldehyde-3-phosphate dehydrogenase, which codes for MALKVAINGFGRIGRCAARIILDRDDVELVAINDTAKRDITRYLLQYDSVHREFKKKVEVIDDDYIAVDGKKIRVFSTRDPQELGFKEFGAEVVLECTGAFLTTQKCQAYIDMGMKLVVMSAPAKDDTPTFVMGVNEHTYKGQNIISNASCTTNCLAPIAKVIDEKFGIVKGYMTTAHAYTASQNLLDVKGKDFRKSRAAAINIIPTTTGAAKAISLVLPNLKGKLNGLSLRVPVPNVSMVDLSVLVSKDVTAQEVNAAFSEYANGSMRGILLVDEDERVSSDFISSSYSSIVAKDVTGVVDSNMVKVMAWYDNEWGYSTRLVDLAVYAMKNRG
- the rsfS gene encoding ribosome silencing factor — protein: MEKRVKAITELLDTKKAENIEVIDMSEKEYMAKFVIIATTLTGRHALSLVDDLKGVLKPFKEKFLNIESSDEWSVIDLGDIIVHLMSETYREKYNIEEFLEKLKKEQI
- a CDS encoding sodium-dependent transporter gives rise to the protein MQRQTWSNKLTYILTVAGATIGFGCTWRFPYLVGENGGGAYVLVFCIAMIALGIPMILVENVIGRRAMKNSVDAFGVAKKDGTKINKAWKIVGYMGLVGSFGILAYYMVLGGWVMTYIANILMGNFDLSAKITDQAYTTAFYDNNIANNPLMVGLYTFIFVAINWYILKKGIIDGIEKYVKFLMPALFLCFLAIIANNLTLDGAAEGIKFYLSVDFSKITPKLLIDVLGQVFFALSLGFGVMITLSSFLNKDEKLFQTATITGVLNTVIAVLAGFMIFPTLFTAGLEPSSGPSLVFKSLPIAFSHMPFGNVIAVVFFLILLIAALTTSITIYQVIINVVEERFKISITKATNYTLGGIFLLGNIPCLLSDGVLSNVRILGRSVFDAFDFISANIFFVLTALLCSLYVGWVLKDDALAEITNEHTVDIKKAKAWLIYVKYILPVIILVVFLYGIKSI